The sequence TCATAGGATTCTGACTTATCCCTGCGAATAACCCCGGTCAAAGCCGCTGAGGCTTGGACCGGGGTTATTCAGATTATTTGAAGAATTAGCTCAGATCAAAGCGATCTGCATTCATGACCTTATTCCAAGCAGCAATAAAGTCCTTGACAAACTTTGGACCATTGTCATCCTGGGCATAGACCTCTGAATATGCGCGCAGAATTGAATTAGAACCAAACACCAGATCGGCACGAGTAGCAGTGAACTTTACCTGCCCGGTCTCGCGATTACGCAGGTTATAAAGATTAAATCCGGCCGGCTCCCACACATAAGTCATGTCGGTTAGGTTGACGAAGAAGTCGTTGGTTAGAGAGCCCTCACGGTCGGTGAAAACGCCGTGCTTGGTGCCGGAGTGGTTGGTGCCCAAAACACGCATTCCACCGACAAGAACCGTCATTTCATAGGCGGTGAGGCCCAAAAGCTGAGCGTGGTCAAGCATTAGCTCCTCAGCACTAACCGTGTAATCCTTTTTGACCCAGTTCCTGAAACCATCATGGATTGGCTCTAGCGGTTCAAATGATTCAATGTCGGTCCACTCCCTTGAGGCGTCTCCGCGCCCCGGGGAGAATGGAACATCAGCTTTATGACCCGCAAGCTTGGCGGCGATTTCGATACCAACATTTCCAGCCAAAACGATTACATCGGCCAAACTTGCTGAAAACTCATTAGCGATTGGCTCAAGAACACTGAGCACCTTATTCAAGCGCTCGGGCTCGTTACCTAACCAGCCAACCTGCGGCTCCAGTCGAATGCGAGCACCGTTGGCTCCACCGCGCATATCCGATCCGCGATAGGTGCGGGCTGAATCCCAAGCAGTTGAAACCATGTCCGAGACTGACAGTCCCGATTCAGCAATCTTTACCTTCAGGGCGGTTAGGTCGTATGACTTATTGCCGGCTGGGACCGGGTCCTGCCAGATCAGCTCTTCTTTCGGCACATCTGGGCCGAAGTAGCGACCCACTGGACCCATGTCTCGGTGAGTGAGTTTGAACCAAGCCCGTGCAAAGACATTAGAGAAGTAATCTGGATCGGCATAGAATTTTTTAGAGATTTCCAAATACGCAGGGTCTTTAATCATTGCCATATCGGCATCGGTCATCACCGGGCTTTTGCGAACCGAGAAGTCTTCAACATCCACCGGCATATCTTCTTCAGAAATATTTATTGGCTCCCATTGAAACGCTCCAGCCGGGCTCTTTTTGAGCGCCCAGTCGTACTTGAATAATAGGTAGAAATAGCCGTTATCCCACTTGGTTGGGTGGGTGGTCCAGGCCCCTTCGAGACCTGAAGAAACGGTGTCGGTTCCGACACTTCTGGTTGTGTGGTTCATCCAGCCAAGACCGGCTTCGTGAAGGCCGGCGGCGGCTGGAACTGCCTCAAGGTTCTCGGCACTGCCGTTGCCGTGCATCTTCCCGACAGTGTGACCACCGGCGGTTAGTGCGACGGTCTCTTCGTCATTCATCGCCATCCGGGCAAATGTTTCACGCACGTGACCGGCAGTTTTTAGCGGATCGGGCTTACCGTTCACGCCCTCTGGGTTCACATAAACAAGCCCCATCTGAACCGCTGCCAATGGGTTTTCCATAGAAGAGGGGTTCTCTAGATCCTCGTATCGAGAGTCCGAGGGCGCGAGCCACTCTTTTTCACTACCCCAGTAGACATCTTTTTCTGGCTGCCAAACATCTGTTCTGCCAAAACCAAACCCGAAGGTTTTTAGACCCATGGACTCGTAAGCAATATTTCCGGCCAAAATCATGAGGTCGGCCCAGGAGATTTGGTTTCCGTATTT is a genomic window of Candidatus Aquiluna sp. UB-MaderosW2red containing:
- the katG gene encoding catalase/peroxidase HPI produces the protein MEQSGTCPVIHGAQTKVGSASMDWWPNALNLEILSQNDTKSNPMGSDFDYHEELKKLDVDALKTDLHAFMVESQSWWPADWGHYGGLMIRMAWHSAGTYRTADGRGGGGSGSQRFAPLNSWPDNVNLDKARRLLWPIKKKYGNQISWADLMILAGNIAYESMGLKTFGFGFGRTDVWQPEKDVYWGSEKEWLAPSDSRYEDLENPSSMENPLAAVQMGLVYVNPEGVNGKPDPLKTAGHVRETFARMAMNDEETVALTAGGHTVGKMHGNGSAENLEAVPAAAGLHEAGLGWMNHTTRSVGTDTVSSGLEGAWTTHPTKWDNGYFYLLFKYDWALKKSPAGAFQWEPINISEEDMPVDVEDFSVRKSPVMTDADMAMIKDPAYLEISKKFYADPDYFSNVFARAWFKLTHRDMGPVGRYFGPDVPKEELIWQDPVPAGNKSYDLTALKVKIAESGLSVSDMVSTAWDSARTYRGSDMRGGANGARIRLEPQVGWLGNEPERLNKVLSVLEPIANEFSASLADVIVLAGNVGIEIAAKLAGHKADVPFSPGRGDASREWTDIESFEPLEPIHDGFRNWVKKDYTVSAEELMLDHAQLLGLTAYEMTVLVGGMRVLGTNHSGTKHGVFTDREGSLTNDFFVNLTDMTYVWEPAGFNLYNLRNRETGQVKFTATRADLVFGSNSILRAYSEVYAQDDNGPKFVKDFIAAWNKVMNADRFDLS